The Desulfotignum phosphitoxidans DSM 13687 DNA segment GTTATTCTACCTTTGTGTTATCTGATTTCTATGATTTGTCCGATAGAGATCAGATACTCAGGGCTCTCAGAAAATTGATAAAGAAGAAATTGATTCTTCGTGTCGGCCAGGGGGTGTATGTGCGAACTAAAATTTCATCTGCTACTAAAAAAATTATCCCTGAGCAAAATATCAGGGATATTGCCATGACTGTTTTAAAAAAAACAGGCGTTGGTGTTGTTCCAACACCCTATGAACAGGAGTACAATGATGGAAAAACAACTCAGGTGCCAACAGGGATAGTGATAGGTGTGAACAGAAGGGTAAGTAAAAAAATAGGTTTCAATGGAAGATTTGTAAAATATGAAAAAGTTACCACCAATTGAAGTTTTTGATGATATTGCAATTGAATTGGGGG contains these protein-coding regions:
- a CDS encoding DUF6088 family protein, with product MSVKKTLEAKIKYRIKRSSYSTFVLSDFYDLSDRDQILRALRKLIKKKLILRVGQGVYVRTKISSATKKIIPEQNIRDIAMTVLKKTGVGVVPTPYEQEYNDGKTTQVPTGIVIGVNRRVSKKIGFNGRFVKYEKVTTN